The Chionomys nivalis chromosome 16, mChiNiv1.1, whole genome shotgun sequence genome includes the window TCAGAGAGGAAGTGGATTAGACACTAAGCTCCATGTTATGTGGCGTCatcccagctgctcagagacaccaagaaaggaataaaatctgcTTTTTTGCTGGTAAGAGGATTatggggagggagcaggagggtgTCCAACGAGGCTAGCAGGTGTTTGGGGCTTGCTGAAGGCAAATGTCTGCTCCATATGTGAGGTGACACAATGCTGGCAGACTCTCCTGGAGACTCGCCTCCCTGGCAGGCACTGTGTGAGCTCAGTTTCCCAATCTGCCATAGAGGGCTCCCCAGTGAGCTTGTCAGGGCACTTTCTGTGCTAATAACCTTGAAGCTTAGGAAGTCAAATCATCCTTTGTCCAGACTGGGAGAAAATAAGACTGGGAACTGGGTTCCAGGGTCCCTTGACTTTTCACCAGAAAGCTCACAAAGAGGCGACTTCTAAAGCTTCAGCCCACACAGAGCTGCTGACAGagcatctctgtgtgtggaggggtgccCGCTCACAGGCTTAGAGGCCAGCAGCagcctccacccacccacccacccacccgaGATACAAAGCATAGAGAGTGTGGAGACCAGAGCTGTTCTGGGAAGACAAATCAGACTACTACCGCAGAAGGACAAATGAGAACATTCCACATAGTGGCGATGACTCAGAGGCTGCTGCAAAGCCAGGGAGACCCTTCAGAGACATCCATGCCTGAGCCAGTAgagcagaggcagcaaacagATCCCCTAAGCCAGAAACTCTGGTAGGAAAGCAAGCTGTGTTTTGACAGCCTTCCAAGAAGGTCCAGTGTATGTTCAAGTTTGAGGACCTCTGATCCAGTTCATCGGCTCCCAAACCTGTTTGTAGATCACTTGTCTGTGATAGGTTAAAGGGTGCAAGGGGATCTAGGGTCAGATAAGTTTGGGAGCACATAATCTACTTGGCTTTTGGAGAGCTGCCAGTAAACATTAGCCGTTCAAAGGCTCTGACAAGTTCTGCAGTAAAGACCTTTATCCCTCATTCAGCATTGGCTCACAGTGACTCTTCAGACTGCCCATTCATGCTTCCTTGAACGTCCGCGTAGGGAATCTGATAGATTCTGCTGTAAATCATCCTCACTTTTCTCATGGATGCACTGGAGCCTACAGAGGATATGGAGACTGTCCCAACGTCCCAGAAAGTGTGTCCAAGCCGGGAAAGGCCTTAACAATCTCTGTGGTCCTACCACCCTGCACCCTGTGCTTCTGCCCCACGGTGCATTCAGCCAGAACCCCACAGTATGGAGCCCAGCAACAGGACAGCCATCTCCGAGTTCATCTTGAAGGGATTTTCTGGTTACCCGGCCCTGGAGCACCTACTCTTTCCTCTGTGTTCATCCATGTACCTGGTGACCCTGCTGGGGAACAGCGCCATAGTGGCGGTGAGCACGCTGGATGCCCGCctacacacacccatgtactttttTCTGGGTAATCTTTCCATTTTGGACATCTGCTACACATCCACTTTCGTGCCCCTGATGCTGGTCCACCTCCTGTCCTCCCGGAAGACCATCTCCTTTACTGGCTGCGCCATCCAGATGTGTCTGAGCCTCTCCACAGGCTCCACGGAGTGCCTGCTGCTTGCCatcatggcctatgaccgctaccTGGCCATCTGCCAGCCACTCAGGTACCCTGTGCTCATGAGCCACAGGCTCTGCCTGGTGCTGGCAGGTGCCTCCTGGGCACTCTGCCTCCTCAAGTCTGTGACAGAAACCGTCATTGCCATGAGGCTGCCCTTCTGTGGCCACCGCGTGATCAGACACTTCACCTGCGAAATCCTGGCTGTGCTGAAGCTGGCCTGCGGTGACACATCAGTCAGTGATGCCTTCCTGCTGGTGGGCGCCATTCTCCTCCTGCCTGTACCCCTGACCTTCATCTGCCTGTCCTACATGCTGATCCTGGCCACCATCCTGAGGGTGCCCTCAGCCGCCGGGCGCCGCAAAGCCTTCTCCACCTGCTCGGCACACCTGGCTGTGGTCCTGCTTTTCTATAGCACCATCATCTTCATGTATATGAGACCCAAGAGCAAGGAGGCCCATATCTCCGACCAGGTCTTCACAGTCCTCtacgctgtggtgacccccatgctgaaccccatcatctacagcctgaggaacaagGAGGTGAAGGAGGCTGTCAGGAAAGCTTGGGGCAGTCGACAGGCCTGTAGGTGAAGGAGGGTGAGCTCTGCATGGGCAGGGGTCTGGCCTTGTTATGTGGGACATCGTATGCCAACACAGCCACAAGGCAGAGCATAGAACTATGGGGACCTCCACTCCGCAGACACAGTGCCAGT containing:
- the LOC130888162 gene encoding olfactory receptor 13J1; amino-acid sequence: MEPSNRTAISEFILKGFSGYPALEHLLFPLCSSMYLVTLLGNSAIVAVSTLDARLHTPMYFFLGNLSILDICYTSTFVPLMLVHLLSSRKTISFTGCAIQMCLSLSTGSTECLLLAIMAYDRYLAICQPLRYPVLMSHRLCLVLAGASWALCLLKSVTETVIAMRLPFCGHRVIRHFTCEILAVLKLACGDTSVSDAFLLVGAILLLPVPLTFICLSYMLILATILRVPSAAGRRKAFSTCSAHLAVVLLFYSTIIFMYMRPKSKEAHISDQVFTVLYAVVTPMLNPIIYSLRNKEVKEAVRKAWGSRQACR